In Lactiplantibacillus pentosus, the sequence AGATGTTCATCCATCCAATCGTTCAGTGGTAGGCCGACGATCACTGATGGAATCACGGCCAGTAAGACTTTGCTCCAGAGCACCCAAGTATCACGCTTTTCAGTTGTATTCTTGCGTGGTGACAACGGGTTGAGTTTGTGGAAATACAAGACAACGACCGCCATGATGGCCCCTAACTGAATCACGACGTTGAACATATCCGTAAACTGCGTGGATTGTTGCATCTTAATGAATTCGTCAACTAGGACTAAGTGTCCCGTTGAACTAATAGGTAAGAACTCGGTGATTCCTTCTACGATCCCCAATATTACCGCTTTAAAAATATCTAACACAATGGATTCCTTTCTTGTTGGCAAGGCTCATCAATTGATTGCCCGCTGCATAAAAAATTCCGACCATCCCCGATGGTTGGTATATCAACATTATAGCAAGCGTTCCCTCAAGATAGTAGCGTCCATGTGTAATTTTTTTGTAAAGGTCACCTCGACAGCGCTGCCAATGCCGTCTCAAAAGCGCTCTGAGTTTGGTCATCAAAACAAACAATCGTAATAGTCGTGACAGACTGTGCAGTCGTTTGTAACGTTTTCAGTGCTAACGGCGCCGCTAATGAGAGTGGAAAATGATAAACGCCCGTGCTGATGGACGGAAACGCCACCGTATGGCAGCCATTTTCCGCCGCTAAATTCAAACTATTGCGATAACTATTCGCTAATAATCGCAACTCGTCACGCTGGCCACCTTGCCAGACTGGCCCCGGTGTGTGAATGACGAATTTCGCTGGCAACCGAAAACCCGGGGTAATTTTGGCCTCACCAGTGTCACAACCGTGTAACGGCCGACACGCCGCTAGTAATTCCGGACCCGCTGCGCGATGAATCGCCCCATCGACCCCGCCACCACCGAGCAAGCTAGTATTAGCGGCGTTCACGATCGCATCAACCGCCATTTTCGTAATATCGCCGTGAATCACTTTAATTCCAGACATTCTAATGCGCCCCCATAATCAAATTCACACTCGTCTGTGCCTGTTGCTTCAACTGAGCCCCACCAACGGCTTGTTTAGCCAACAACTGTAACCCACTGCGAACTTGCATCAGACTCGCAGCCGCTTCAGCCACCGTGGTCGGTAACGTTTGCGCTTGTGGCGCCAATAAGCTGACGAATCGTGTCTGCAGGTTGGCATAAATCGTTTGTAATTGGGCGCTCAAGGCTGCGTCCTGTGTTCCCAGCTCAGCCATCAAGTTGACCATCAAACAGCCCGCTGGCCACTGGTCACTTTGAAATGGCAGAAGGACACAAGCCGCAATCAGTGCAGGTAAAGGTGTTTGGCGCGCTCGTTCCCGTTCAATCAACCGGTCGAGTTGTTCGTCCAATGTGGCTTGGTAACAGACTAGACTCCGCCTTAACGCGACGCGCTTACTGTGGTATTGCCGATAAAATTGCGTGCGGGACAACCCGGCAGCCCCAATCAAATCGTCCACCGTCGTCTGTCCATAGCCCACTTGCCAAAATTGAATCATCATTGCCTGATCTGCTTCTGATGAACCGTTAACACCCATGTGAAGACCTCCCTGAACTGCATTGTAACTCACTTAGTCAGCGACTAAATATTGAATACCGCGAATAATTGACCACAAATAGCTCGCGACGGCGACCAAGCCAAAGACCGCTAGTAACACGATGGCGAGCCAGCCACTGTTAGCCAAATTATCCATGTAAATTCCGCTCACACCGAGAATGACCAGCATGGCGATGCCCAGAATCGTCGGCAGTAAGTGTAACCAGAACGCCCGCCCCGCGGCTCGATGGGCTTCCGGATTGGTACTCGTTAATAACCAGACAATTAATGGAAATAACACTGGTAAGAATAAAATACTTAAATAACTTAATGCATTGATTACGCGATTTTGGGTCATAATAATGGCCTCCCCCTGTTTTTACCCCGAGTATAGCGGAAGCTGGAGACTTCGGCAAATAATAAACAAATTATAAAGATAGTTAGAACTCTGCCAAGGTTGGCGTTTGACCCGCCTCGAATGATAGGGGTCTGCTATAATGATGATACGTACTAATGACGACCTGATGCTTGTTGCACGTACAACCCGGGAGCGAACGGTTCACATTAGTACAAGGTGCATTAGTTAAGATGCGGAGGAAAATAAAATGACGAAACGAACAAGTTTCAAATTTAGATGGGTCGCCCTGGTTGCCACCCTGATATTCGGGATTGGTGGCTGGCGACTCCTTGCGCACGCTGACAGTAGCAGCGATGAACCAATCGTCACATTAGGTAGCAGCCTGACTAGTAGTCAGAAGACCGGTACCATCAACACCCTTACGGCCAGCTTAAACGGCGCGGACTACCAGACATTGACCGTCAACGGTGACACGCTGGTTAAATATCTCAATCCAGCGGGCGAAAGCTTCACCAGTAGCTCAGGTGTCTGGTCGAGTGCCATGATTCAAAAGACGAGTTCTGGTTCCGGTATTAACGTTAAAATTCTCGACTATAACGGCAGTAATAACATTACAACCATTACCGCCAATCAGTATAAAAATGCGGCCTTGACCGCTGGAATCACTGACGCTAATATCTACGTCACGTCTGCGACCCCAATCGACGGCTCAGGCGCCTTAGCTGGGGTATACGCCACTTATGCCAAGAGCGGTAATAGCTTGAACACCAAGCAAGTCACAGCCGCTCAAGACGAATTGAGCACCCTGAGTGGTATCACCCAAGCTAACAAAAATAAAGATGGTTATACCGACTCTCAACTCAATAATGCCATTGCGGGTGCCAAGAAAGAAATGGCCCAAAAAGGGAGTAGCGTGACCAAAAACGAAATTACGACCATCGTTAACCAACAAATTACCAATAATAACTTAACTAATGTCATTACAAATAACCAAAAAACTGAAATTATTAACTTGTTGGTCAAGATTCGTGATTCCGGTGCCCTAGATTCATCAAGTTTCAGGACCCAGGCCAATTCATTGATGAAAAACATTCAATCCAATGCCAAAAACGTCTTCAGTAAGCTCAACACTAAGGAAAACCAGAATTTACTGCAAAAAATCTGGACAGCCATCGTCAACTTCTTCAGTTCAATCTTCAAGTCGATCTTTGGCTAAATCAGGGACGCTTGGATAATAGCGATTCGCATAGTAGGTGGGATTCAAAATGATTTTGAACCCCACCTATTTTTTTGTCATGAATCATGATAAAAGAGTGCCGGTTAGTGGATTCCTGTTCGTCAGCCGATGCGCGCCTTAGTCCGACTTCCGGGGCCGGCTGACAACGCTGGAACAGGGCGGACATCGATTTGAACTCACGCAGAAAACCACTGTCAGAGCTGATGTTGACGATTACCGGTAGTCGTTTATCAACGGCTAACTGAACCGGCCAACAGTTACCAAAGATGTACATTTTGCAAGCGTTTTAAATGTACAATTGTAACCGTAAACACCCCATTTTCTAGTACAAACACGGATTATGCCTGATGGTCGCAGTTTATTGCTAAAAACTGCTCAGTAGACAAAAATCGCTTCGAAAAGGCTAGCTTTCCGAAGCGATTTTGTCATAAGTTGATTCAAGCGTTAGGCTTCTGCCCGTTTCAAATCAGCATACGTTGTCTTTTTAGTTTGCTTACTTGCATCTTCGTTAACGAATTTATCCATAAATTCTTCAACTAAGTTCAGCGTTTGATATTGCTTAGCTAAGCTAAAGCTTTGACGCCATTCGCGGTTGCGTTGGATCAATTCAGTGAAGACTTCATGTTCAACACGGGCACCCTCTGGCGTTAACTTCAAAACTTTGTTACGGCGATCATGATCTTCAGCTTCTTGGTATTAAGTAGTCCTTACGTAATAAGCGACCAATTAACCGTGAAATAGCTGAACGCGTTACACCGTGACTTTCAGCGATGTCCATCAGGCGGATCTTGCCCTTAGCTTCAGCGATATCGTACAGAATGTAAAATTCATCTAACGTAATACCATGTTCCGTCGCTGGTTCCGCAAACATATCTGATAAGTTCTTGAAGCCATGTAAGTACATATGGCTAAAGCGATTAAAAAATTCCATATCTTCGTTCATGTTTAAGTCTCCCTTTCACTAGTCGAATTATCATTAAATTCCCAATCATAATTCGCCCCATGCTTTTTTAATTAGTAAGCGTCGTTTATCATTTCCCCGCTTTAAAGTGTACTAGTATATTTTACGAAATACAAGCAATTTAGATTACTTTAATATTAAATTTTTATTTCAGTACTTAAATCAATCGTTGCGTGTTTGTGCAGATAACTGACAAACTCTTGATAATAGGCATCAGTATTGTACTTGGCGGTGCTTAAATAGATTTGGTCAATTTTCTCAGCATTCTCGCCTAATAGCAAGTAGAACGCTTGGTCGATATTCTCTGAAATCATGCCGACACTAGCTCTTAGAATCTTGCGCTTGAAAAAGACTGCCATCCCGCCAGATAACGCGAAGTTTAAGGCATATCTAATCATCGCCGCCTCGCCTTCCACCCCGATAGCTTCTAGCCAATCTAGGGTCACCAATACAAGCTCGGTCGTTAACTCCGGGCTTTCAAATATATCCTGAATGAAGTGTTCCATCGTCGGATTCTCATCAAGCAATCTCAGGACGAAACTCATTTGAATCATCGTCCGCTGATGCGCCGATAAAAAGGTCAATTGTTCATTACTATAGATGAACGCGCTAAGCGTCAACTCATTCAGCATCGTACTCAACAAAACGATTTTCTTGGGGAAGTAATGCTGAAGCAGCGACTTACTAATATCGCATGCAATCGCAATATCCTTCATCTGTACGTTGGCGTAGCCCTGTTCTGCAAACAAGCGGAACGCCGTATTGACGATTTCCATTCGTCGCTGCGTGTTTCTTTTACGTGGCACCGGTATGCCTCCCATCACTGACATTTGAATTATTCTCTTTAAATAAACTATACTAATATAGCTTTAAACGCAAGTAAGATTGCTTCTAATTCATTAATAAATAACGCCATTAACTATCTCAATAGTCCGTATAAACCGGCACCACCTTAATCACTATTTCACATACCGTCTAAAATCCATTAACTGCGTACGAATAGCAAAGCAGTATACATTTCGTTAAAGAAAGCGCTTTCCAAAATGAACATTTGTGCTAAAATTAACTTATTAACTTTGTAGGGAGGCACATCATATGAGCACTAAAAATTCTTATCAATTAGCCGATATCGGTCGGCATAATCCAATCTTCTCACAGATCCGTTCCACCGTGGAAACGGCCTTTTACGGTAACAACATGCATCAAGTTGCTGACGTTGCCGATGCTTACCACCGCGCCACTAAGGATCCTGGAACCGTCATTACGGACCTCCCCATCTATCGCGCCACTGATTTAGGCTTACCAGCAGATGCCAAGATGCTGATTGCCAATACCGGTAAAGTTGTCGGGCGGACCGCACAAGCACGGCGCATTTTAGGCAACCCTGGCGTTAGTGAAGCTGATATGGCTGGTCGTCTGCGCCAAGCTATTTTTGCCAGCGCACACCAAGATTTCATCAAAACGGATGTCCTAGTCGGCCTCGATGAAGACTTCATCGTCCGCGCCCACCTGGCCATTCCAGACGGATTCGCCAACAACCTACTCTCTTACATGCTCAACTTCCAGCCGATTACTGCGGCTTACCAAGCCATGTTCGAGCGTTCGGTGGCTTACCCTGAAGGTGATATTTACATTTACGCCGATCCAACTTATCATGACCCAGATTACCCTGATGGGCTGGCGATTTTTGACCCGCAACACAACACCGCCGCAATTCTGGGCATGCCGTATTTCGGCGAACTCAAAAAGTCGACTTTGACCTTAGCATGGTCAATCGCGCACCGGCATGGCTTCGTCGCTTGTCACGGTGGCCTCAAAGCGTTCCATTTTAAGGACAAACAAGATCAAGTCTTTGCCATGTTTGGCCTCTCAGGTTCCGGTAAGTCGACGCTGACGCACGCTAAACACGGCTATAAGTACGACATTACCGTTCTGCATGACGATGCGTTCGTCATCAATCGTCAAAACGGGAGTTCAGTCGCCTTAGAACCGTCCTACTTTGACAAAACGAACGACTATCCGATGACTTCGGACGAAACGAAATACTTCATGACGATTCAAAATGTCGGTGTCACTTTAGACGACCAAGGACGCAAAGTGCTAGTCACTGAAGATTTGCGCAATGGGAATGGGCGGACGATCAAGTCACGTTATGCTTCGACGAATCGGGTCGATAAGGAAGACGCGCCGATCAACGCCATCTTTTGGATCATGAAAGATGATAGTTTGCCACCAGTCATCAAAGTTGATGACCCGGTCCTAGCTGCGACGTTCGGGGCAACATTAGCGACTAAACGGAGCTCCGCTGAAAATATCATTGGTGACGTCGACCGAAACGCCCTAGTCATCGAACCATTTGCGAACCCATTCCGGGTCTACCCGCTATCCGAAGACTACCATGACTTCAAGGCCCTCTTTGAAGAACGCCACTTGGATTGCTACCTGCTCAATACCGGCTACTTTGGTGACAAAAAGATTCCTAAAGAAGTTACGTTAGGCGCCCTAGAAGCCATCGTCAATAACACGACTGAGTGGGAATCCTTCGCCGGTCTCGACCATATGCAGAACTTGAAATTCGCGGACTTCCCTGTCGACGGTGAAAACGCGGACTACCGCCAATTAGTTGCGACTCGACTAGGCATTCGGGCAAACTTTGTGGACCAATACCAACACAACAATAACGACCGTTTGCCACACGAAGTCACGGACAGCTTGGTTCACTTACAGCAACAATTAAAGCAACCTCTTGTAAAATAAGGATGGTATTCGTTCCCCGTTTCAAACCAATTAAGGTTATAATAAAAGTAGCAGGTATATGGCACTGAACTTTTACGAATTCTAAAAATCGGGGTGAGGAGCATGGAACTACCATTAAGTCAATTATCAGAAAAGCTCATTGGTTTTGAACGCGAGCATCATCTTACAGATAACGATCTAGCGTTCGGCAGTCAACTATCCGTTGAGCGGATTCACAACATCAAGTCTGGTGAAGCAACGCCAACTCAAGAAGAACTGCAACTATTGAAGAAATTCATGAACAGCAAGACTAAAGCCTAGACGCTGGTTCAGTGATAAAAACCAATTGGGGCACCTGTCCTCACTAAAACTGGTCGCACGATGCGACCAGTTTTTTGTTACTCAAAATTTGTTGCGCCGCGTTGGGCTAGTTAATATGTCATAAATCATGATTAAATCGTGCTGATTAGTTCAAAGTCAAAGGCAGCCAGCTTAGAACCGCTGGAAATAGTGCGAGTTAGCGTAAAGGTGATGGATAGACGCGGCCTATGCCGGCTTCCAGGCATTTCTGACAACGCTGGAACGCGATGGACACAGATTTAAGCCGAAAGCCCACGTCTTAAATACTGGTCTTCCACGTTAGCTGCAGTATGGATGAAACGTGTTCGGGTCAGACTGGGACTTCCGGTTAGCTACGCCAGAGCGCCAAGCGGAAATTCACCGCTTAACGCTCTAGCTAGGCTAATCCTCAGTCCCAACCCGTCTGAACCTCACACTCTGAAAGCCGCTGAGCATTGTCAGAAACACCTTCCAGCCTGGGATGGTATTCGAAAGGCAGACACGTGCGGACCCAACCTTTGATGAGCTAGTCGTTGGCTCTTAGTAAACAGTCGATTAGAAACTAACTGTGAGGATAGTTGCTAACGATAGCTGAGCAGTATTACTCATATTTAACATTTATAAACCAATAGCTTCATTGAACTTTCTCTAGCCGTCTGAGATTGCAAAGCATCAAGCTTTAAACAAAAGCAATTCTGTCGTCCAACTTCAAGACAAGTTGCCATTGAAATTAGTGAATAATCTTCAGGCTAACTACTCGGTATTGCGCACCATAAATCATCACCGCTGCTGATTAAAAGTTTGCCTGAAGGACCAATTACCCAATGTTCAGTGGTCAATTGTACCCAGATAGGTGGCCGTTCATCCGCCATTCGAGCGGCTTCCCAACTGGAGGGGCCGGCTGACAATGCTCAGTAGCCAAATTATTCTTAGTCGGAAGTGGGTTGCTTCCGGCTTAGAATAAGACTCGTATTTGAAATTGCGCAGTGGGTTTCTGCGTGAGTTCAAATCGATGTCGGCTTACGTTCCAGCAATTGTCAGCCGGCCCTGGAAGTCGGACTAGGACGCCTCACCGGCAGACGAACAGGAATCCACCAACCGGCACTTTTTAATCATCTTTAATGCCCACGAATAACTAGCCCTAGCGTATTGAGCATATTAGTGTACGTGTGCCGATTCAGGTGGGATAATGCGATAAAACATTAAGTTAAGTCCAGGCATGCATTATCCGGCGCTAGCGTTACTGCTGATTTCCCCTACCCATTAAACGCGCCTATGACAGCTCATATGTAGGCGGCTAGCCTGACTTGCCAGCACAATTCGACTAGCACAGGCGACGAATTTTTGGTCAAAAAAATCGCCACCCAACCTGAATTGGATAGCGACTTTGTTTGTTAAATAATCGTTTTAGAACATGTGGATAGCAAAACTTGGTGTGTAGTAAGTGGTGCTCTTGATTGAAACAGTTTCGCCTTCAGTTGGTGAGGCAATGTATTGACCGTTGCCTAAGTAAATCCCAACGTGGTAAGGTGCTGAATCAGAACCCCAGAAAATCAAGTCGCCAGCTTGTGCTGAGCTAAATGATACGTGAGTACCAACCGTAGCTTGGGCATAAGTGGTCCGACCGATTGAACGGCCAATCTTAGCAAAGGCAGCTTGCGTAAATGCAGAGCAGTCCATTTGTTCATATGGTGTGCCTAAGTAAGTCTTAGCAGCGGCGATCAAAGCACTTGCTGAACCAGTCGTTGATGAACTAGTGGTTGAAGTGGATGATGACGTAGCTGATGCACTGTAGGCAGTTACGCTTGCAGTCGTCGTTGATGAACTATTCGTGCTTGCAGATGAACTTGCTTGTGAGCTAGTTGAAGTTGCAGCAGCTGATTGTGTGCTGGCAGCAGTCGTGCTAGTTGAAGCTGAACTTGCTTGTGAAGCTGAGCTTTGACTTGCAGAACTTTGGCTAGCAGAACTCGTTGAAGTTGCTGAGCTTGAGCTTGCTTGTGAAGCAACTGAGCTTGATGAAGCACTTGAAGTTACGCTGCTTGCACTAGCAGTTGAAGTGCTACTTGATTGAGCTGCAGTTGAGCTGCTTGATACTGCTTGGCTCGTACTACTTGCACTAGTAGTTGATGAGCTGGTAGCAGCTGCACTAGTCGTTGAGCTAGCAGCTTGTGAAGTTGAAGTTGCGGCACTAGTTGACTTAGCACTGCTTGCACTAGCAGTGGTCGTCTTAGTCGTAACCTTTTCACCAGTCTTAACGCCAGGAATGTTGATGGTCTTACCGGCGATGATTAAATCTGGGTTGCTTAAGCCGTTAGCTTCGGCAATCTTGTTAACTGAAACATGGTACTTTTGTGAGTATGCCCAAACAGTGTCCCCTGCTTTGATAGTCATTGAATCGGCATTGGCAACTGCTTGACTAGTAACTAACATACCAGCTAAAGCAGCAGTTCCTAACATCACTTGTTTAATATTTACTTTCACTTTAATAATGATCACTCCAAAAAGAATGTCACGTATGTACTTCAAGCCAACGTCTATACTACTCATTTTGTGTTACATACCAATACCAACAAAATAACAATATGTTACGAAAGTTACAAAACAGTAACAATAATTGGCCATCGTAACATTTCCATCTTGA encodes:
- a CDS encoding O-acetyl-ADP-ribose deacetylase, which produces MSGIKVIHGDITKMAVDAIVNAANTSLLGGGGVDGAIHRAAGPELLAACRPLHGCDTGEAKITPGFRLPAKFVIHTPGPVWQGGQRDELRLLANSYRNSLNLAAENGCHTVAFPSISTGVYHFPLSLAAPLALKTLQTTAQSVTTITIVCFDDQTQSAFETALAALSR
- a CDS encoding TetR/AcrR family transcriptional regulator, whose product is MGVNGSSEADQAMMIQFWQVGYGQTTVDDLIGAAGLSRTQFYRQYHSKRVALRRSLVCYQATLDEQLDRLIERERARQTPLPALIAACVLLPFQSDQWPAGCLMVNLMAELGTQDAALSAQLQTIYANLQTRFVSLLAPQAQTLPTTVAEAAASLMQVRSGLQLLAKQAVGGAQLKQQAQTSVNLIMGAH
- a CDS encoding DUF1002 domain-containing protein, which produces MTKRTSFKFRWVALVATLIFGIGGWRLLAHADSSSDEPIVTLGSSLTSSQKTGTINTLTASLNGADYQTLTVNGDTLVKYLNPAGESFTSSSGVWSSAMIQKTSSGSGINVKILDYNGSNNITTITANQYKNAALTAGITDANIYVTSATPIDGSGALAGVYATYAKSGNSLNTKQVTAAQDELSTLSGITQANKNKDGYTDSQLNNAIAGAKKEMAQKGSSVTKNEITTIVNQQITNNNLTNVITNNQKTEIINLLVKIRDSGALDSSSFRTQANSLMKNIQSNAKNVFSKLNTKENQNLLQKIWTAIVNFFSSIFKSIFG
- a CDS encoding MarR family transcriptional regulator — encoded protein: MNEDMEFFNRFSHMYLHGFKNLSDMFAEPATEHGITLDEFYILYDIAEAKGKIRLMDIAESHGVTRSAISRLIGRLLRKDYLIPRS
- a CDS encoding TetR/AcrR family transcriptional regulator; this encodes MEIVNTAFRLFAEQGYANVQMKDIAIACDISKSLLQHYFPKKIVLLSTMLNELTLSAFIYSNEQLTFLSAHQRTMIQMSFVLRLLDENPTMEHFIQDIFESPELTTELVLVTLDWLEAIGVEGEAAMIRYALNFALSGGMAVFFKRKILRASVGMISENIDQAFYLLLGENAEKIDQIYLSTAKYNTDAYYQEFVSYLHKHATIDLSTEIKI
- a CDS encoding phosphoenolpyruvate carboxykinase (ATP), whose translation is MSTKNSYQLADIGRHNPIFSQIRSTVETAFYGNNMHQVADVADAYHRATKDPGTVITDLPIYRATDLGLPADAKMLIANTGKVVGRTAQARRILGNPGVSEADMAGRLRQAIFASAHQDFIKTDVLVGLDEDFIVRAHLAIPDGFANNLLSYMLNFQPITAAYQAMFERSVAYPEGDIYIYADPTYHDPDYPDGLAIFDPQHNTAAILGMPYFGELKKSTLTLAWSIAHRHGFVACHGGLKAFHFKDKQDQVFAMFGLSGSGKSTLTHAKHGYKYDITVLHDDAFVINRQNGSSVALEPSYFDKTNDYPMTSDETKYFMTIQNVGVTLDDQGRKVLVTEDLRNGNGRTIKSRYASTNRVDKEDAPINAIFWIMKDDSLPPVIKVDDPVLAATFGATLATKRSSAENIIGDVDRNALVIEPFANPFRVYPLSEDYHDFKALFEERHLDCYLLNTGYFGDKKIPKEVTLGALEAIVNNTTEWESFAGLDHMQNLKFADFPVDGENADYRQLVATRLGIRANFVDQYQHNNNDRLPHEVTDSLVHLQQQLKQPLVK
- a CDS encoding LBP_cg2779 family protein, with protein sequence MELPLSQLSEKLIGFEREHHLTDNDLAFGSQLSVERIHNIKSGEATPTQEELQLLKKFMNSKTKA
- a CDS encoding C40 family peptidase — its product is MKVNIKQVMLGTAALAGMLVTSQAVANADSMTIKAGDTVWAYSQKYHVSVNKIAEANGLSNPDLIIAGKTINIPGVKTGEKVTTKTTTASASSAKSTSAATSTSQAASSTTSAAATSSSTTSASSTSQAVSSSSTAAQSSSTSTASASSVTSSASSSSVASQASSSSATSTSSASQSSASQSSASQASSASTSTTAASTQSAAATSTSSQASSSASTNSSSTTTASVTAYSASATSSSTSTTSSSTTGSASALIAAAKTYLGTPYEQMDCSAFTQAAFAKIGRSIGRTTYAQATVGTHVSFSSAQAGDLIFWGSDSAPYHVGIYLGNGQYIASPTEGETVSIKSTTYYTPSFAIHMF